From a region of the Teredinibacter turnerae genome:
- a CDS encoding VanZ family protein: protein MFRVFSSMTVCLFGFILWVIYLANTGSHNPLLALVQQMPYGDKIGHLCLFGSLNFFAILGLRFHRIRYRKLRIYTATAALAVFVLGEEITQLANPLRTFDWLDLSADALGMTLANLAAWGVQCRLTASTSKAMPPEGVGYGP from the coding sequence ATGTTCCGCGTTTTCAGCTCAATGACCGTCTGCCTGTTCGGCTTTATTCTCTGGGTGATTTACCTCGCCAATACGGGCAGCCACAACCCGCTGCTCGCTCTGGTTCAACAGATGCCCTACGGAGATAAGATCGGCCACCTGTGTTTGTTTGGCTCACTGAATTTTTTCGCCATACTCGGGCTGCGATTTCACCGTATCCGCTACCGAAAACTGCGCATTTACACAGCAACGGCTGCGCTTGCGGTATTCGTGTTAGGAGAAGAAATTACCCAACTCGCCAACCCGCTGCGCACCTTCGACTGGCTTGATCTCAGTGCCGACGCACTGGGAATGACCCTGGCCAACCTGGCCGCCTGGGGCGTACAGTGCCGGCTTACGGCCAGCACATCAAAAGCCATGCCCCCAGAGGGGGTCGGGTATGGCCCCTGA